The bacterium genome includes a window with the following:
- a CDS encoding type II toxin-antitoxin system VapB family antitoxin has product MPTNLAIDDELIKTAQKLGKHKTKKAAVTEALQEYIQRRRQIEITALFHEIDADSEPDRKKARNQK; this is encoded by the coding sequence ATGCCTACCAACCTGGCGATAGATGACGAGCTCATTAAAACCGCTCAAAAGCTTGGTAAACACAAGACCAAAAAAGCCGCTGTCACTGAGGCGCTGCAGGAATATATTCAGCGTCGCAGGCAGATCGAAATCACTGCGCTGTTCCATGAAATCGATGCAGATTCTGAACCTGATCGTAAAAAAGCGCGAAATCAGAAATGA
- a CDS encoding PIN domain-containing protein → MKVCVDTSVWTLALKKGGNRNSPYIRELQELIKEVRVQMLGIIRMELLSTIRNKSQYEIVKKTLSEFPDLPLKTVDYELAAELYLTCKSRGLEGSTADFLISAASIRNNMPILTLDTDFTLYAEYIPIKLLQPRG, encoded by the coding sequence ATGAAGGTCTGTGTTGACACCAGTGTTTGGACGCTCGCTCTCAAAAAGGGAGGCAATCGTAATTCTCCCTATATCAGGGAATTGCAGGAATTGATTAAAGAAGTTCGCGTCCAAATGCTCGGCATCATCCGCATGGAGCTCCTTTCCACCATACGCAACAAATCCCAGTACGAAATAGTCAAAAAAACGTTATCCGAATTCCCTGATCTGCCTTTAAAGACAGTGGATTATGAATTGGCGGCTGAGCTTTATCTGACCTGCAAAAGCCGCGGGCTCGAGGGATCCACCGCTGATTTTCTCATCAGTGCTGCATCGATCAGAAACAACATGCCGATTCTTACTTTGGATACTGATTTTACGCTATACGCAGAATATATCCCCATTAAGCTATTACAGCCCAGAGGGTAG